One Gloeothece verrucosa PCC 7822 DNA window includes the following coding sequences:
- a CDS encoding VOC family protein: MTLKYTEVFVALAASNFETLVNFYSNLLNQKPNPYLPNNYAEFRLSGLKLGIFSPKKSHQSEFYHSAKTRMSLCFEVEDLEAAINHLTQMGYPPPGEIIIENHGREIYAYDAEDNRLILHQTNS, encoded by the coding sequence ATGACTTTAAAATATACAGAAGTTTTTGTTGCATTAGCCGCCAGTAATTTTGAAACATTAGTTAACTTCTATAGCAACTTATTAAACCAAAAACCCAATCCATACCTGCCCAATAATTATGCTGAATTTAGGCTAAGCGGTCTAAAACTCGGAATATTTTCTCCTAAAAAAAGTCATCAGTCCGAATTTTATCACTCTGCCAAAACTCGGATGAGCTTATGTTTTGAAGTAGAAGATTTAGAAGCCGCCATTAATCATTTAACCCAGATGGGATATCCGCCGCCAGGAGAAATAATCATCGAAAATCACGGGCGAGAAATTTATGCTTATGATGCCGAAGACAACCGCTTAATATTACATCAAACAAACAGTTAA
- a CDS encoding flotillin family protein, with translation MNPKFQLSLLNHLFEQQNTQTFIEVSANPTYEQPILAQMPTSQDLGWLIPVGIISGSLITVLITIYVLFSKFYRVCNTNEAFVISGPTRDKQVVTRSTLFFPGFETITVVSLNQVTVTVVRGNTIEKPLRTKDYLKAVFNGSLQVRVNPDQDSVRNAAMLLGAGKKGEQEIVVAEDEIKKRVNDILEGHLRDAASQASLGELQGSVETVTNYLKSKVEPDLARYGLQLLNIAITNIDELNHYNPDNYLDIQAVVTRESIVQQNKKELEKVQEVTKTEIAQLKLLETQKQLDAERELKQKQLENTLQIERMTSENERAVLEVKQTERAKQEILKVIKEQEIEEGSIISQQQLREKHIQQQQVIQEAEIAKGIAINQKNQQLAEAEKALIESRKAVALAETDKETAIKMAEEDRLKELAKIKAQQEKETALIAKQGELEQKRLAAENQKTMAVQEAEAITTIAAAELEKALKEAEGEKAKIAAQNTLSIKALTIQLADQHMDTLIATLPQVMKALAPQPGVLGNNPIILAGGQGDNNGDPTKILLATSGLTLLTKLLQSPMMTNLGKQLVQGLNDSGQVDLSSIVESVTQNPQTIEQISQKEAQVTQSVHKTTTTYKTSS, from the coding sequence ATGAATCCTAAATTTCAACTCAGCTTGTTAAATCATCTCTTTGAACAACAAAATACTCAGACCTTTATAGAAGTTTCTGCTAATCCCACCTACGAACAACCTATATTAGCACAAATGCCCACCAGTCAGGATTTAGGCTGGCTAATACCAGTAGGAATTATTTCGGGCAGTCTGATTACAGTTTTAATCACTATTTATGTTCTCTTTTCTAAATTTTATCGCGTTTGTAATACCAATGAGGCTTTTGTAATTTCAGGTCCCACTCGTGATAAGCAAGTGGTTACCCGTTCTACCTTATTTTTTCCGGGATTTGAAACCATTACCGTTGTATCTTTAAATCAAGTTACCGTGACCGTTGTACGCGGCAATACGATTGAAAAACCTTTGCGAACCAAAGACTATTTAAAAGCCGTATTTAATGGCAGTCTTCAAGTGCGAGTTAATCCCGATCAAGATAGTGTTCGTAATGCCGCTATGTTACTTGGGGCGGGAAAAAAAGGAGAACAAGAAATTGTTGTCGCCGAAGACGAAATTAAAAAGCGGGTTAATGATATTCTCGAGGGCCATTTACGGGATGCCGCTTCTCAAGCGAGTCTAGGGGAACTACAAGGCAGTGTAGAAACCGTCACTAACTATTTAAAATCGAAAGTAGAACCCGATTTAGCGCGTTATGGACTACAACTTTTAAATATTGCTATCACAAATATTGATGAGTTAAATCACTACAACCCAGATAATTATCTAGATATTCAAGCCGTCGTCACCCGAGAATCTATCGTTCAACAAAACAAAAAAGAACTAGAAAAAGTTCAAGAAGTAACTAAAACCGAAATTGCTCAATTAAAGTTATTAGAAACCCAAAAACAACTTGATGCTGAACGAGAACTGAAACAAAAACAATTAGAAAATACCCTCCAAATAGAACGAATGACCTCAGAAAACGAACGGGCAGTTCTAGAAGTTAAACAGACAGAAAGGGCAAAACAAGAAATCCTCAAAGTGATTAAAGAACAAGAAATAGAAGAAGGGTCGATTATTTCTCAACAACAACTGCGAGAGAAACATATTCAACAACAGCAAGTCATTCAAGAAGCAGAAATTGCCAAAGGCATTGCTATTAATCAGAAAAATCAACAACTTGCCGAAGCAGAAAAAGCGTTAATTGAGTCTCGAAAAGCTGTTGCCTTAGCCGAAACCGATAAAGAAACCGCGATTAAAATGGCTGAAGAAGACCGCTTAAAAGAACTAGCTAAAATTAAAGCCCAACAAGAAAAAGAAACCGCCCTAATTGCTAAACAAGGGGAATTAGAACAAAAACGACTCGCAGCCGAAAACCAAAAAACAATGGCTGTTCAAGAAGCAGAAGCCATTACCACTATAGCGGCGGCTGAACTCGAAAAAGCCCTTAAAGAAGCCGAAGGGGAAAAAGCTAAAATTGCGGCACAAAATACCTTATCCATTAAAGCGCTGACGATTCAACTCGCTGATCAACACATGGATACGTTAATTGCTACTCTACCTCAAGTGATGAAAGCCTTAGCGCCTCAGCCGGGAGTTTTGGGGAATAATCCGATTATTTTAGCAGGAGGACAGGGTGATAATAACGGTGATCCGACTAAAATTTTATTAGCCACCAGTGGGTTAACCTTGCTCACTAAACTTTTACAAAGTCCTATGATGACTAATTTGGGTAAGCAGCTAGTTCAAGGATTAAATGATAGTGGACAGGTGGATCTCAGTAGTATAGTAGAGTCGGTGACACAAAACCCGCAAACTATTGAGCAAATTTCCCAAAAAGAAGCTCAGGTTACTCAGTCGGTTCATAAAACCACTACGACTTATAAAACTAGCAGTTAA
- the map gene encoding type I methionyl aminopeptidase produces MGNETITLLSKREIEKMRRAGQLAAELLDHLAPMIQPGISTLEINDEAERWTQAHGAISAPLGYHGFPKSICTSVNHVICHGIPNEAQILQDGDIINIDVTPIIDGYHGDSSKTFFVGTPSPVAKKLVEVTEECLKRGISAVGPGTKIGDIGAAIQEYAEGHGFSVVRDFVGHGIGREFHTAPQVPHYGTKGKGKRLRPGMVFTIEPMINEGTYEAVVLEDGWTAITKDYKLSAQFEHTIAVTEDGVDILTLP; encoded by the coding sequence ATGGGAAACGAAACAATTACACTATTATCGAAACGGGAAATAGAAAAAATGCGTCGAGCGGGACAGTTAGCCGCCGAACTATTAGATCATCTAGCACCCATGATCCAACCAGGAATTAGTACCCTAGAAATTAACGATGAAGCAGAACGTTGGACACAAGCTCATGGAGCTATCAGCGCACCTCTAGGCTATCATGGATTTCCTAAATCGATTTGTACCAGTGTTAATCATGTCATCTGTCACGGAATTCCTAATGAGGCGCAAATTCTTCAAGATGGAGATATTATTAACATTGATGTCACCCCAATCATAGACGGTTATCACGGCGATAGCTCTAAGACTTTTTTTGTCGGTACGCCTTCCCCAGTGGCTAAAAAGTTAGTAGAAGTGACGGAAGAATGTTTAAAACGAGGAATTTCTGCCGTTGGCCCTGGAACAAAAATTGGTGATATTGGCGCGGCTATCCAAGAATATGCGGAAGGACATGGCTTTTCGGTAGTTAGAGATTTTGTCGGTCATGGTATCGGTAGAGAATTTCATACCGCTCCTCAAGTTCCCCATTATGGGACAAAAGGAAAAGGCAAACGACTTCGTCCAGGTATGGTCTTTACCATTGAACCGATGATTAATGAAGGGACTTATGAAGCGGTAGTTTTAGAGGATGGTTGGACAGCCATTACTAAAGACTATAAATTATCGGCTCAGTTTGAACATACCATTGCGGTTACTGAAGATGGCGTTGACATTCTAACTCTGCCTTAG
- the hisA gene encoding 1-(5-phosphoribosyl)-5-[(5-phosphoribosylamino)methylideneamino]imidazole-4-carboxamide isomerase yields the protein MEIIPAIDLLEGRCVRLYQGDYQQSQVFNDNPVAVARQWVEQGATRLHVVDLDGAKAGKPVNLSAIKAIVRAVSIPVQVGGGLRDRSSVAALLNLGVNRTILGTVAVENPQLVQELAQEFPDQIVVGIDARDGKVATRGWLETSQVEAKDLAQKMADLGAAAIIYTDIHRDGTLSGPNLPALRELAKAVNIPIIASGGVSSLTDLLSLLALEPSGVTGVIVGKALYTGEVDLSEAIRAIGDGRWQDIPPDLGFSAFA from the coding sequence ATGGAAATTATCCCCGCAATTGATTTACTCGAAGGACGCTGTGTCCGCTTATATCAAGGAGATTATCAGCAATCCCAAGTCTTTAACGATAATCCTGTCGCTGTGGCGCGTCAATGGGTAGAACAGGGAGCAACCCGCCTTCATGTAGTAGACTTAGACGGTGCTAAAGCCGGTAAACCTGTAAATTTATCAGCCATAAAAGCGATTGTTAGGGCGGTATCTATTCCTGTACAAGTAGGAGGAGGATTACGTGATCGTAGCAGTGTCGCCGCCTTACTCAATTTAGGGGTAAATCGAACCATATTAGGAACAGTTGCGGTAGAAAACCCTCAGCTAGTTCAAGAACTTGCTCAAGAATTTCCCGATCAAATTGTGGTGGGTATTGATGCCCGAGATGGTAAAGTCGCTACGAGAGGATGGTTAGAAACCTCCCAAGTAGAGGCCAAAGACCTTGCTCAAAAGATGGCAGATTTAGGAGCGGCAGCGATTATTTATACTGATATTCATCGAGATGGAACCTTAAGCGGTCCCAATTTACCTGCGTTGCGAGAATTAGCTAAAGCAGTGAATATTCCTATTATTGCCTCTGGGGGAGTTAGTTCTTTAACTGATTTATTAAGCTTACTCGCTTTAGAACCTTCAGGTGTAACCGGAGTCATTGTGGGAAAAGCTTTATATACTGGAGAAGTAGATTTATCAGAAGCAATTCGAGCCATAGGAGATGGACGCTGGCAGGATATTCCCCCAGACCTAGGGTTTTCAGCTTTTGCTTAA
- a CDS encoding exopolysaccharide biosynthesis protein yields MHLKFSQDLDSLLRRLALDPLTLKDILEQTSERGFSLMIGLLALPFLFPSIPGLPVFFSSASILLSIQMALGKRKPWLPKKVAQVQFPRRLSRQLLKRVKGLLKLVEKVTRPRWLIVANHAYTWQINGYLMTWLAILLILPVPFTNPLPSVGILLLAIATLESDGLLMCLGYIWSLGVTIFFVFIGYTFWQASTQLIN; encoded by the coding sequence ATGCACCTGAAGTTTTCTCAAGATTTAGATTCTCTGCTAAGGCGGTTAGCCCTTGATCCGCTAACGCTTAAAGACATTCTAGAACAAACTTCAGAACGCGGCTTTAGTTTAATGATTGGTTTGTTAGCGTTACCCTTCCTATTTCCCTCGATTCCAGGATTACCGGTTTTTTTTAGTTCCGCCAGCATTTTATTATCAATACAAATGGCGTTGGGTAAACGGAAACCTTGGCTACCCAAAAAAGTTGCTCAAGTTCAATTTCCTCGAAGATTAAGCCGACAATTGCTCAAACGAGTGAAAGGATTACTCAAACTGGTGGAAAAAGTTACTCGTCCTCGCTGGTTGATCGTGGCTAATCATGCTTATACTTGGCAAATTAACGGATATTTGATGACTTGGTTAGCGATATTATTGATCCTACCGGTCCCTTTTACTAATCCTTTACCTAGTGTAGGGATTTTACTGTTAGCAATAGCCACCCTAGAATCAGATGGCTTATTAATGTGTTTGGGCTATATCTGGAGTCTTGGCGTTACGATCTTTTTTGTATTTATTGGCTATACCTTCTGGCAAGCTTCCACTCAGTTAATCAACTGA
- a CDS encoding ArsB/NhaD family transporter, which yields MENLPAIIAALTFIGVIGIIMAETLHLTVAALLGALILVFTHVMTLSEAINYISASYATLALFFGVMVLVRAFEPTKIFDYLATQMILLAKGEGKFLLLGVVAITTPICAVLPNATTVMLLAPLIPPIAQDIGVDFVPLLILMVFVANSSGLMTLVGDPATFIVGDAINISFNDYLSRLSLGGGLAVITIVVMVPFLFSDLWNKKFSHLEDLPHPKINHPRVLMLGGLIVLFVLTFFVVGESFPVPISPAAVALLGAALALLLAHQSKIDTVNNILRDVDWSTLIFFMSIFVLIGGLEKTGVVNQLSAVLAAILGKNIALGAVSLLFLVGLLSAVVPNIPLVVAMVPLLKQYLVNVGLATPEVLTPAFDGQFAPEVLPLFYAMMFGATLGGNGTLVGASSNIVAAGISEQHGKSISFKRFLKYGIPVMFMQLVTSTIYITVFFLL from the coding sequence ATGGAAAACTTACCCGCGATTATTGCTGCCTTAACTTTTATAGGTGTCATCGGCATCATCATGGCAGAAACATTACATCTGACAGTAGCCGCTTTATTGGGAGCATTAATATTAGTTTTTACCCATGTAATGACGTTATCAGAAGCGATCAACTATATTAGTGCTTCTTATGCCACCCTAGCCTTATTTTTTGGCGTAATGGTTTTAGTGAGAGCTTTTGAACCGACTAAAATCTTTGATTATTTAGCCACCCAAATGATTTTATTAGCTAAGGGAGAAGGAAAATTTTTACTGTTAGGAGTAGTGGCTATTACAACCCCCATTTGTGCCGTTTTACCCAATGCTACGACGGTGATGTTATTGGCTCCTTTAATTCCGCCAATTGCTCAAGATATTGGCGTTGATTTTGTTCCTTTATTAATTTTAATGGTATTTGTGGCTAATAGTTCGGGTTTAATGACTTTAGTAGGAGACCCCGCCACCTTTATTGTGGGAGACGCTATTAATATTAGTTTTAATGACTATTTATCTCGCTTGAGTTTAGGCGGAGGACTTGCTGTTATTACCATTGTGGTTATGGTTCCTTTCCTATTTTCTGACCTTTGGAACAAGAAATTTAGTCACTTAGAAGATTTACCTCATCCAAAAATTAATCATCCAAGAGTGTTAATGCTAGGAGGATTAATTGTTTTATTTGTTTTGACCTTTTTTGTGGTGGGGGAATCTTTTCCGGTGCCGATTTCTCCGGCAGCAGTAGCGTTATTAGGTGCGGCTTTAGCCCTACTCTTAGCCCATCAAAGTAAAATTGACACGGTGAATAATATTTTAAGAGATGTGGATTGGAGTACCTTAATATTTTTTATGTCAATTTTTGTCTTGATTGGAGGATTAGAAAAAACCGGAGTTGTCAATCAATTATCGGCAGTGCTGGCAGCAATTTTAGGAAAAAATATTGCTTTAGGAGCGGTCAGTTTATTATTTTTAGTCGGACTTTTGTCGGCTGTAGTGCCGAATATTCCTCTAGTAGTCGCTATGGTACCTTTATTAAAACAATATTTAGTCAATGTGGGCTTAGCTACTCCCGAAGTGCTTACCCCAGCTTTTGATGGCCAATTTGCCCCCGAAGTCTTGCCATTATTTTATGCTATGATGTTTGGAGCGACTTTAGGAGGAAATGGCACATTAGTAGGAGCCTCTTCTAATATTGTCGCGGCTGGAATTTCTGAACAACATGGTAAAAGCATCTCCTTCAAGAGGTTTCTAAAATACGGAATTCCCGTCATGTTTATGCAACTGGTAACCTCGACTATTTATATCACTGTTTTCTTTCTTCTTTAG
- a CDS encoding SLC13 family permease has translation MDKVFLTLGVVIVALIFFIGEWLPVDFIALCIPVILIVLNLVTPDEALSGFSNSATITVMAMFILSTGISRTGVMQMVRDLLVRWGGKTISNQILALGLIIGPISGFINNTAVVAVFLPIIEEWCNQQKIAVSKMFIPLSYVTILGGMLTVIGTSTNVLASGLSKQLGYEEFKLFQFTPLGMITFSVGLIYLAFIAPLLLPKREQSSDSLSQDYKLEDYVTEVIITPGSSLIGQTLRQSGIQRKFDLDVLEIIHNGNHFPQPLADKTLSAGDILLVRGTRKDLLKVRDAKDIEILPDLKFAEKTLESELTTGEEKVAEVLILSNSRLIGSTLKDLRFRQRYNGTVLAIRRGQELARERLGKIPLRFGDLLLVQGPKESFIGLQTTRELLVIEERDVETLKQDKALIALGIILGVVVIAAMNWFPILVTALIGVILMVLTGCLKPGEIYGAVRWDVIFLLAGLIPLGIAMDKSGATQWLADNLVTLGGGLSGFWILLFFFIITSILTEILSNNASVVLMMPIAVKVAESLHLSPYAFMLAVTFAASNSFMTPIGYQTNTMVYSAGGYRFLDFTRVGGPLNLLMIVITPIFIVLLYGLNG, from the coding sequence ATGGACAAAGTATTTCTTACCCTAGGCGTTGTTATTGTTGCTTTAATATTTTTTATTGGTGAGTGGTTGCCGGTTGATTTTATTGCCCTGTGCATTCCAGTTATTTTAATTGTTTTAAATTTAGTGACTCCAGATGAAGCCCTTTCTGGGTTTAGTAATTCCGCTACCATTACCGTGATGGCTATGTTTATTCTCAGCACCGGCATTAGCCGCACAGGAGTCATGCAAATGGTAAGAGATTTATTGGTTCGATGGGGAGGCAAGACTATCTCTAACCAAATTTTAGCTCTAGGCTTAATTATTGGCCCGATTAGTGGTTTTATTAATAATACGGCTGTTGTTGCTGTTTTTTTGCCGATAATCGAAGAATGGTGTAATCAACAAAAAATTGCTGTGTCTAAAATGTTTATTCCTCTTTCCTATGTAACGATTTTAGGAGGAATGCTCACGGTAATAGGCACATCAACTAATGTTTTAGCCAGTGGATTATCTAAACAATTAGGTTATGAAGAATTTAAATTATTCCAGTTTACGCCACTAGGAATGATTACTTTTTCAGTTGGCTTAATTTATTTAGCTTTTATTGCTCCTCTTCTTTTGCCAAAAAGAGAACAAAGTTCTGATTCATTAAGTCAAGATTATAAATTAGAAGATTATGTTACTGAAGTCATTATTACGCCAGGCTCAAGTTTAATTGGGCAAACGCTACGACAAAGCGGAATTCAAAGAAAATTTGACTTAGATGTTCTAGAAATTATTCATAATGGCAATCATTTTCCTCAACCTTTAGCTGATAAAACTTTATCGGCGGGAGATATTTTATTAGTGAGAGGAACGAGAAAAGATTTGCTAAAAGTCCGAGATGCTAAAGATATTGAAATTTTACCTGACCTGAAATTCGCAGAAAAAACGTTAGAATCTGAACTAACAACCGGAGAAGAAAAAGTCGCTGAAGTGTTAATTCTTTCTAACTCTCGCTTAATCGGTTCCACCTTAAAAGATTTGCGCTTTAGACAGCGTTATAATGGCACAGTTCTCGCCATTCGTCGTGGACAAGAATTGGCAAGAGAACGCTTAGGAAAAATCCCTTTACGTTTCGGAGATTTATTACTGGTTCAGGGGCCGAAAGAAAGTTTTATCGGTTTACAAACCACTCGAGAACTTCTAGTTATTGAAGAACGAGATGTAGAAACCTTAAAACAAGATAAAGCCCTCATTGCTCTAGGGATTATTTTAGGGGTTGTGGTGATAGCCGCTATGAACTGGTTCCCCATTTTAGTGACAGCTTTAATCGGTGTGATTTTAATGGTATTGACTGGCTGTCTCAAACCCGGAGAAATTTATGGTGCAGTGCGTTGGGATGTGATTTTTTTATTAGCTGGATTAATTCCTTTGGGAATAGCAATGGATAAATCGGGGGCTACTCAATGGTTAGCTGATAATCTAGTGACTTTAGGAGGCGGCTTATCAGGTTTTTGGATTTTACTCTTTTTCTTTATCATTACTTCTATACTAACAGAAATTCTTTCTAACAATGCCTCTGTAGTCTTAATGATGCCCATTGCTGTAAAAGTAGCAGAAAGTTTGCATCTGAGTCCTTACGCTTTTATGCTGGCTGTTACTTTTGCCGCTTCTAATAGTTTTATGACTCCCATTGGTTATCAAACAAACACGATGGTGTATAGTGCTGGCGGCTATCGGTTTTTAGATTTTACTCGGGTGGGTGGGCCGTTAAATTTATTGATGATAGTCATCACACCCATATTTATTGTTTTGCTTTACGGACTTAACGGTTAG
- a CDS encoding permease, whose protein sequence is MNQLYSAFTLFLSLLVEAIPFLLLGVMLSSALLIFIDVDKLIKVMPRNPILGAIVGSCIGFLFPVCECGNVPVARRLLLEGMPTSVAIAFLLAAPTINPVVVWSTWVAFRDQPEIVIGRVVFSLAIAICIACVFSVQKDPRPLLQPVLAKRVRCLSSPSPQQLATVVAPSPTVPSLLQSGTYLIGSGGQPLRMDDLAAKTNFSASNSKYQVFLDNVVQELRELGGMLVLGSVIAAGIQIFVPREIILSLGQDSLTSILAMMLLAGIISICSTVDSFFALSFAATFTSSSLLAFLVFGPMIDIKSMGLMLSIFKPRMLIYLFALAAQLTLILTLCHSYFF, encoded by the coding sequence ATTAATCAGCTATACAGTGCCTTCACACTCTTTCTGAGTCTGTTAGTCGAGGCTATCCCCTTTCTTTTATTAGGCGTGATGCTATCCAGTGCGTTGTTAATCTTCATTGATGTGGATAAGTTAATCAAGGTCATGCCGCGAAATCCTATTTTAGGGGCCATTGTCGGGAGTTGTATCGGCTTTTTATTCCCTGTGTGTGAATGCGGGAATGTTCCTGTGGCTAGGCGTTTATTATTGGAAGGAATGCCGACTTCAGTAGCGATTGCTTTTTTATTGGCAGCCCCGACTATTAATCCTGTGGTAGTCTGGTCTACTTGGGTAGCTTTTCGAGACCAACCAGAAATCGTGATCGGGCGCGTGGTATTTTCTTTAGCTATTGCCATTTGTATCGCTTGTGTGTTTAGTGTACAAAAAGATCCCCGTCCTCTGCTACAACCGGTGTTAGCTAAACGAGTTCGCTGTTTGAGTTCCCCAAGTCCTCAACAACTCGCTACGGTAGTGGCACCATCGCCCACTGTACCCAGTCTATTGCAATCAGGAACCTATTTAATCGGCTCTGGAGGGCAACCGCTACGGATGGATGATCTGGCAGCCAAGACAAATTTTTCTGCTTCTAACTCAAAATATCAAGTTTTTCTAGATAATGTGGTGCAGGAGTTGCGAGAGTTGGGAGGAATGCTGGTTTTAGGCAGTGTGATAGCCGCCGGAATTCAAATTTTTGTCCCCCGAGAAATTATTCTCAGTTTAGGTCAAGATTCTTTGACCTCAATTCTAGCGATGATGTTATTAGCGGGCATTATTTCTATTTGCTCGACCGTAGATTCTTTTTTTGCTCTTTCTTTTGCCGCTACCTTTACCTCTAGCTCATTGTTAGCTTTTTTGGTATTCGGCCCAATGATTGATATCAAGTCTATGGGGTTGATGTTATCCATTTTTAAGCCTAGAATGCTGATTTATCTATTTGCTTTAGCGGCACAATTAACCTTGATTTTGACTTTGTGTCATAGTTACTTCTTTTAA
- a CDS encoding TIGR03943 family putative permease subunit — protein sequence MISQAKLKSLNFKFLVPVLDILALLGWGVLLFKYWLTGQLKLLIHPNYFGLVFGTSIILLVLGGLKGWQWFKSLSKRSHNGRETVQHITIFPPGWASGLLVMAALAGFLISPGVLNSQVALQRGVSETLPLTREQPEAFQATIKPEERTLIDWVRTLNAYPEPDDYTGQKVNVKGFVVHLPQLGDNYLLLTRFILTCCAVDAYPVGLPVKLQSSRSQYPPDTWLEVQGEMMTEILTVNSQTLQATDSGKRQLVIKANSVKPIPTPADPYGY from the coding sequence ATGATTTCCCAAGCTAAACTCAAATCCCTAAATTTCAAATTTCTTGTACCTGTATTAGATATCCTAGCCTTATTAGGATGGGGAGTATTATTATTCAAATATTGGCTCACAGGGCAGTTAAAATTACTCATTCATCCGAACTATTTTGGGCTGGTGTTTGGTACAAGCATCATTCTGTTAGTGTTAGGAGGGTTAAAAGGATGGCAGTGGTTCAAATCATTGAGCAAACGTTCCCATAATGGCCGCGAAACCGTGCAACATATCACTATTTTCCCTCCTGGTTGGGCCAGTGGGTTGCTAGTCATGGCTGCATTAGCAGGTTTTTTAATTAGTCCAGGGGTCTTAAATTCTCAAGTAGCACTACAAAGGGGAGTCAGTGAAACTTTACCCCTAACCCGAGAACAACCCGAAGCTTTCCAAGCGACCATTAAACCTGAAGAACGGACTTTAATTGACTGGGTAAGGACCCTCAATGCTTATCCTGAACCTGATGACTATACTGGTCAAAAAGTCAATGTTAAAGGATTTGTAGTTCATTTACCCCAATTAGGTGATAATTATCTGCTTTTAACTCGTTTTATTTTGACTTGTTGTGCTGTGGATGCTTATCCTGTCGGGTTACCCGTTAAACTTCAGTCAAGCCGCTCTCAATATCCCCCGGATACTTGGTTAGAAGTTCAAGGAGAGATGATGACAGAAATTTTAACGGTTAATAGTCAAACTTTACAAGCTACAGATAGCGGCAAACGTCAATTGGTGATTAAAGCTAATTCAGTTAAACCCATTCCCACTCCGGCAGATCCTTATGGATATTAG
- a CDS encoding polyphosphate kinase 2 family protein, translating into MDNRPLTPDLKIMFKQFIVPPGQKISLKDYNPKDKNNFFDATTIERIKESNLEYSGELNKTLASELLTIGIEQLAKYQDMLYAQNNYALLVIFQAMDAAGKDGTIKHVMSGVNPQGCQVFSFKGPSAEELDHDYLWRSMKALPERGRIGIFNRSYYEEVLVVRVHPEILNKQQLPPEAKGKKIWQHRFEEINNFEKYLVNNGIIILKFFLNVSKEEQKKRFLDRINKPEKNWKFSVNDAKERAFWDDYMKAYEEVFNHTSTEWAPWYIIPADRKWFTRLAVAYIIYKTLENLDLKYPTVTEEHKQQLLLAKELLEQEE; encoded by the coding sequence ATGGACAATAGACCGCTAACTCCGGATTTAAAAATTATGTTTAAACAGTTTATTGTTCCCCCTGGTCAAAAAATCAGTTTAAAAGATTATAACCCCAAAGACAAAAACAACTTTTTCGATGCAACAACCATTGAGAGGATCAAAGAAAGCAATTTAGAGTATAGCGGAGAGCTTAATAAAACTCTGGCTTCTGAATTGTTGACCATTGGTATTGAACAGTTAGCCAAATACCAAGATATGCTTTATGCTCAAAATAATTATGCTTTACTGGTAATTTTTCAAGCGATGGATGCGGCAGGTAAAGATGGAACTATTAAGCACGTCATGTCAGGGGTAAACCCTCAAGGATGTCAGGTATTTAGCTTTAAAGGTCCTTCAGCAGAAGAGTTAGATCATGATTATTTGTGGCGCTCGATGAAAGCCCTTCCCGAAAGGGGAAGAATTGGAATTTTTAATCGTTCCTACTATGAAGAAGTATTAGTGGTCAGGGTACATCCAGAAATTTTAAATAAGCAACAACTCCCTCCAGAAGCCAAAGGGAAAAAAATTTGGCAACATCGATTTGAAGAAATTAATAATTTTGAAAAATATTTAGTCAATAATGGTATTATTATTCTAAAGTTTTTTTTGAATGTTTCAAAAGAAGAACAAAAAAAAAGGTTTTTAGATCGTATTAATAAGCCAGAAAAAAATTGGAAATTTTCGGTAAATGATGCTAAAGAGAGAGCTTTTTGGGATGATTATATGAAAGCTTATGAAGAGGTTTTTAATCATACCAGTACAGAATGGGCACCCTGGTATATTATTCCGGCTGATCGAAAATGGTTTACACGCTTGGCGGTGGCTTATATTATCTATAAAACCTTAGAAAATTTGGATTTGAAATATCCTACAGTTACCGAAGAACACAAACAGCAGCTTTTATTAGCCAAAGAACTTTTAGAACAAGAGGAATAA